One stretch of Deinococcus radiopugnans ATCC 19172 DNA includes these proteins:
- a CDS encoding cupin domain-containing protein — MTQNSDSQQYKVSRSETTHGQDGQHHLVAGQQGSMRLWHNEQPADTADKQPHANDYETLGYVISGQVELKMNGQTLMLGEGDSYCVPKGVQHTYRVTQTLTAVEVTTPAQKG, encoded by the coding sequence ATGACCCAGAACAGCGACAGCCAGCAGTACAAAGTCAGCCGCAGCGAAACCACGCATGGTCAGGACGGCCAGCACCATCTGGTGGCCGGACAGCAGGGCAGCATGCGCCTGTGGCACAACGAACAGCCGGCCGACACCGCCGACAAGCAGCCCCATGCCAACGATTACGAGACGCTGGGATACGTGATCAGCGGTCAGGTGGAACTGAAGATGAACGGCCAGACCCTGATGCTGGGAGAGGGTGACAGCTACTGCGTGCCGAAAGGGGTGCAGCACACCTACCGCGTCACGCAGACCCTGACCGCCGTGGAGGTCACCACCCCGGCCCAGAAGGGCTGA
- the accD gene encoding acetyl-CoA carboxylase, carboxyltransferase subunit beta has product MALDRFFRRRRPQQQTGADVPELWTHCPECKESIYNRDLMAAAYVCPKCGHHLRLNAAQRVDVLLDEDSFVQLSGRVQPVDALNFHDTEAYTDRLKRAQAKTGRPDAILTGSGTLLNLPVTLAVMDFAFSGGSMGSVVGEEISRAAEHAAEHGTPLIIVTASGGARMQESALSLMQMAKTTVALETLAEAGLPYVSVLSDPTTGGVTASFATIADVIVAEPGALIGFAGPRVIQQTIRQHLPEGFQRAEFLLEHGMVDAVVDRREQRPYLANLLGLLTRQGASA; this is encoded by the coding sequence ATGGCGCTTGACCGATTTTTCCGCCGCCGCCGCCCACAGCAACAGACGGGCGCGGACGTGCCCGAGCTCTGGACCCACTGCCCCGAGTGCAAGGAGAGCATCTACAACCGCGATCTGATGGCCGCGGCCTACGTCTGTCCCAAGTGCGGCCACCACCTGCGGCTGAACGCCGCCCAGCGCGTGGACGTGCTGCTGGACGAGGACAGTTTCGTGCAGCTGTCGGGCCGAGTGCAGCCGGTGGACGCGCTGAACTTTCACGACACCGAGGCGTACACGGACCGCCTGAAACGCGCGCAGGCCAAGACTGGACGCCCCGACGCCATCCTGACCGGCAGCGGCACCCTCCTGAACCTGCCGGTGACGCTGGCTGTGATGGACTTCGCCTTCAGCGGCGGCAGCATGGGCAGCGTGGTGGGCGAGGAAATCTCGCGCGCCGCCGAGCACGCCGCCGAACACGGCACGCCGCTGATCATCGTGACCGCCAGCGGTGGGGCACGGATGCAGGAAAGCGCGCTGTCGCTGATGCAGATGGCCAAGACCACCGTGGCGCTGGAAACCCTGGCCGAGGCGGGACTGCCCTACGTGAGCGTCCTGTCGGACCCCACCACCGGGGGCGTGACGGCCAGCTTCGCCACCATCGCCGACGTGATCGTGGCCGAGCCAGGGGCCTTGATCGGCTTTGCCGGGCCGCGTGTGATTCAGCAGACCATCCGCCAGCACCTGCCCGAGGGCTTCCAGCGCGCCGAGTTCCTGCTGGAGCACGGCATGGTGGACGCCGTGGTGGACCGCCGTGAGCAGCGCCCGTATCTGGCAAATCTGCTGGGCCTCCTGACCCGCCAGGGGGCGAGCGCGTGA
- a CDS encoding metallophosphoesterase encodes MSASRLRGPLLTRRRVLRGLAGGGLGTLALGGAGAAQAYRFGVTRHTRALPGLTRPVRVALLTDLHYGLFIYGGSVRAWVDATNAARPELIVLGGDQMDYRADEPPTGLLTELKRLKAPLGVYGVWGNHDYGSFGKYYSPHYGPRRDDWPQVRESLRAAYAEAGVTILRNEGRRVREDLYLAGVDDLWEGEVDLGAALAGKPVQGATLLVSHNPDLLPDLPPGPGLVLCGHTHGGQIRLPLIGAPVVPSRYGQRYAMGWVTGAHGTPAYVSRGLGLSGVPLRNLCEPEVALFTLTPET; translated from the coding sequence ATGTCTGCCTCCCGCCTGCGTGGCCCCCTCCTGACCCGCCGCCGCGTGCTGCGCGGGCTGGCCGGTGGCGGGCTGGGCACCCTGGCGCTGGGGGGAGCGGGCGCGGCGCAGGCCTACCGCTTCGGCGTGACGCGCCACACCCGCGCGCTGCCGGGGCTGACGCGGCCCGTGCGGGTGGCCCTCCTGACCGATCTGCACTACGGCCTGTTCATCTACGGCGGCAGCGTGCGCGCCTGGGTCGACGCCACCAACGCCGCCAGGCCAGAGCTGATCGTGCTGGGCGGCGATCAGATGGATTACCGCGCCGATGAACCGCCCACCGGCCTGCTGACCGAGCTGAAGCGGCTGAAGGCCCCGCTGGGCGTGTACGGCGTGTGGGGCAACCACGACTACGGCAGTTTCGGCAAGTACTACAGCCCGCACTACGGCCCGCGCCGCGACGACTGGCCGCAGGTCCGCGAGAGTCTGCGCGCCGCCTACGCGGAGGCCGGGGTCACCATCTTGCGGAATGAGGGGCGCCGCGTACGTGAGGACCTGTATCTGGCCGGGGTGGATGACCTGTGGGAAGGAGAGGTGGACCTGGGCGCGGCGCTGGCTGGGAAACCGGTGCAGGGAGCAACGCTGCTGGTCAGCCACAACCCCGATCTGCTGCCGGACCTGCCCCCCGGCCCCGGCCTGGTGCTGTGCGGCCATACCCACGGCGGCCAGATTCGGCTGCCCCTCATCGGCGCTCCGGTGGTGCCCAGCCGATATGGGCAGCGCTACGCGATGGGCTGGGTCACGGGGGCGCACGGCACGCCCGCCTACGTCAGTCGGGGCCTGGGCCTCAGCGGCGTGCCGCTGCGCAACCTGTGCGAGCCGGAAGTGGCCCTGTTCACGCTGACACCGGAGACCTGA
- a CDS encoding AI-2E family transporter codes for MGSPPPAPPPNAFQFVWRNPWVRAAVFLLVAYLAYQLAGEVHTVLVDFLVAFLIAYLANPLLNWLQRGRVKRGLGVFFVVLLFFGLFALVGLLLVTVSGQLIMLFNKLPDQIGTLGDILDRMTAWLTERGVGGLTNAREQIIKGAQDYATNLGDNLVPLLRDALNSTGTLFNSVVQIGGVVGQVVLILLLSIYLMADYSRVNATLLGIFPRPWQPRALEFSGLIGTAVGGYVRGQLLIALFIGVFVWLGLTLIGVPSAAAIGFIAGAFNIVPYLGPIIGATPAILLALTMPNVLLTVILVIAVFVIANQIEGNFLSPYILSRTTDLHPVTVLVAILVGVSLLGFVGALLAVPLVALGKLALQKYYYPSRLYSEGP; via the coding sequence GTGGGTTCACCGCCTCCTGCCCCACCTCCGAACGCCTTCCAGTTCGTGTGGCGCAACCCCTGGGTGCGCGCCGCCGTCTTTCTGCTGGTGGCCTATCTGGCGTACCAGCTGGCCGGAGAGGTCCATACCGTGCTGGTGGATTTCCTGGTGGCGTTCCTGATCGCCTACCTGGCCAATCCGCTGCTCAACTGGTTGCAACGGGGGCGGGTCAAGCGCGGACTGGGGGTCTTTTTCGTCGTGCTGCTGTTCTTCGGGCTGTTCGCCCTGGTCGGGTTGCTGCTGGTGACCGTTTCGGGGCAGCTGATCATGCTGTTCAACAAACTGCCGGATCAGATCGGCACACTGGGCGACATTCTGGACCGCATGACCGCCTGGCTGACCGAACGGGGCGTGGGCGGCCTGACCAACGCCCGCGAGCAGATCATCAAGGGGGCGCAGGACTACGCCACCAATCTGGGCGACAACCTGGTGCCGCTGCTCAGAGACGCGCTGAACTCCACCGGCACGCTGTTCAACAGTGTGGTTCAGATCGGCGGCGTGGTGGGGCAGGTCGTGCTGATCCTGTTGCTCAGCATCTACCTGATGGCCGACTACAGCCGGGTCAACGCCACGCTGCTGGGCATCTTCCCGCGCCCGTGGCAGCCGCGCGCCCTGGAGTTCAGCGGCCTGATCGGCACGGCGGTGGGGGGGTACGTGCGCGGCCAGCTGCTGATCGCGCTGTTTATCGGCGTGTTCGTGTGGCTGGGCCTGACCCTGATCGGCGTGCCCAGCGCCGCCGCCATCGGCTTTATCGCCGGGGCCTTCAACATCGTGCCGTACCTGGGACCGATCATCGGGGCCACGCCCGCCATCCTGCTGGCGCTGACGATGCCGAATGTGCTGCTGACCGTGATTCTGGTGATCGCCGTGTTTGTCATTGCCAACCAGATTGAGGGCAATTTCCTCAGCCCCTACATCCTGAGCCGCACCACCGACCTGCATCCGGTCACAGTGCTGGTGGCCATTCTGGTGGGCGTGTCGCTGCTGGGCTTTGTGGGGGCGCTGCTGGCCGTGCCGCTGGTGGCGCTGGGCAAACTGGCCCTGCAGAAGTACTACTACCCCAGCCGCCTATACTCGGAAGGACCGTAG
- a CDS encoding metallophosphoesterase produces MTRQVVVVPDLHGRPDLLDATLAQYPEAHFVCLGDAIDRGPRSMKVVEKLLTLKKEGRATLLMGNHELMAASGLRWYRQYLGTHDMGDYRRAIEGFRSWMRAGGETVRSELGGLTLEQFPPLLEEYLQDLDRVVYVTGDGAVHAEPPALPSVLIAHASPPVRHQQYPDPLTAALWLRPFEGPFAMPEGVVYSIHGHTPVPVPARLGRHLYIDMGAYETGRLALAEIQGGGLPKITVLCGRGKPSLGSKYPRFGEPVPVQAVDLPGAPPR; encoded by the coding sequence GTGACCCGTCAGGTGGTGGTGGTGCCGGACCTACATGGCCGGCCGGACCTGCTGGACGCCACCCTGGCCCAGTACCCGGAGGCGCATTTCGTGTGTCTGGGCGACGCGATTGACCGGGGGCCGCGCAGCATGAAGGTGGTGGAAAAGCTGCTGACCCTGAAGAAGGAGGGCCGCGCCACGCTGCTGATGGGCAACCACGAACTGATGGCGGCGTCGGGCCTGCGCTGGTACCGGCAGTACCTGGGCACCCACGACATGGGCGACTACCGCCGCGCCATCGAGGGCTTCCGGTCGTGGATGCGGGCGGGCGGAGAGACGGTTCGCAGCGAACTGGGCGGGCTGACGCTGGAGCAGTTCCCGCCGCTGCTGGAGGAGTATCTGCAGGACCTGGACCGGGTGGTCTACGTCACCGGGGACGGCGCGGTGCATGCCGAGCCGCCCGCATTGCCCAGCGTGCTGATCGCGCACGCCTCGCCGCCGGTGCGCCATCAGCAGTACCCGGATCCGCTGACGGCGGCGCTGTGGCTGCGTCCCTTCGAGGGGCCGTTCGCCATGCCTGAGGGCGTGGTGTACAGCATCCACGGACACACCCCCGTGCCGGTGCCCGCGCGGCTGGGCCGGCACCTGTACATCGACATGGGGGCCTACGAGACCGGTCGGCTGGCGCTGGCCGAGATCCAGGGCGGCGGCCTGCCCAAAATCACCGTGCTGTGCGGGCGCGGCAAGCCCAGCCTGGGCAGCAAGTACCCGCGCTTCGGCGAGCCGGTCCCGGTGCAGGCGGTGGACCTTCCCGGTGCGCCGCCGCGTTAG
- a CDS encoding acetyl-CoA carboxylase carboxyltransferase subunit alpha, whose translation MTGSPEALRELEARVRDLEATAERTGQNLDASISPLKVEVQRLREAGGPPSRWERVALARAPGRPTALDYVERLCTGFTELHGDRRFGDDPALIGGPARWMGVPVMLLLQQKGRDTKTKIKRRFGSANPEGYRKAVRLMDLAEKFGLPVVALVDTQGAYPGLEAEERGQGWAIAESIRRMLNLRVPVVCAVIGEGGSGGALAVGVGNRVLIQENAWYSVISPEGAASIIWKDASKAPLAAEALKLTAPDLLELGIVEEVIPEPTGGAHLNMDEAAAAVGEAVGRHLAELMAQSPQELKRGRAARFRALGAFTES comes from the coding sequence GTGACCGGCAGCCCTGAGGCCCTGCGTGAACTCGAAGCCCGCGTGCGCGATCTGGAGGCCACCGCCGAGCGCACCGGCCAGAACCTGGACGCCTCCATCTCGCCGCTGAAGGTGGAGGTCCAGCGGCTGCGCGAGGCCGGCGGGCCGCCCAGCCGCTGGGAGCGCGTGGCGCTGGCCCGCGCCCCCGGCCGGCCCACCGCGCTGGACTACGTGGAGCGGCTGTGCACCGGCTTTACCGAGCTTCACGGGGACCGCCGGTTCGGCGACGATCCGGCGCTGATCGGCGGCCCGGCCCGCTGGATGGGCGTCCCCGTGATGCTGCTGCTGCAGCAGAAGGGCCGCGACACCAAGACCAAGATCAAGCGCCGCTTCGGCAGCGCCAACCCCGAGGGCTACCGCAAGGCCGTGCGCCTGATGGACCTGGCCGAGAAGTTCGGGCTGCCGGTGGTGGCGCTGGTGGACACCCAGGGCGCGTATCCGGGCCTGGAGGCCGAGGAGCGCGGCCAGGGCTGGGCGATTGCCGAGAGCATCCGGCGCATGCTGAACCTGCGCGTGCCGGTGGTCTGCGCCGTGATCGGCGAGGGCGGCAGCGGCGGCGCGCTGGCCGTGGGCGTGGGCAACCGCGTGCTGATCCAGGAAAACGCGTGGTACAGCGTGATCTCGCCGGAAGGCGCGGCCAGCATCATCTGGAAAGACGCCAGCAAGGCCCCGCTGGCCGCCGAGGCCCTGAAACTCACGGCGCCCGACCTGCTGGAACTGGGCATCGTGGAAGAGGTGATCCCCGAACCCACCGGCGGCGCGCACCTGAACATGGACGAGGCCGCCGCCGCCGTGGGCGAGGCCGTGGGCCGCCACCTGGCCGAGCTGATGGCACAGTCGCCGCAGGAACTCAAGCGGGGCCGGGCGGCGCGCTTCCGGGCGCTGGGAGCCTTTACCGAAAGCTAG
- a CDS encoding diguanylate cyclase domain-containing protein — translation MTEDPALKLGVGFRSDAPEHADDLTGLPQRQAFFQHLETLCARGHGSLLLCDLDYLKLINDTLGHPAGDAALVEVAGTLRGHLHPGWQAYRLGGDEFAVLAPVDAAQLAGWASAVMAALAARPGRPLRLSAGLAGIMPGSTAQRLLAGVDRRLYAAKRRGRGRLVSDDEGAGAPDHNPRLLERDEALGQLTTRLQAALNTAHGTALVEVRTGRGGGLSAFLQVADRAAQLLGYRTLSIQGNRSRRLRQYGAWATATLDGYPVNGPAGHRPPLDGLTAAEDAPRLLPDMLPPSDQPLALLLDRPEDFDPHTLNAIEPLRAAARICVVGRVAPASGPADAAGRDPARPVIVLPPLSDSAVGALGGLLCGAPLAGPVQTWLAQRSRGVPAEIGRWLGALLLEARLRHEDPLQLVQRRLKPPDLDSAQADEVAPDTDWQWSAARHLTRPPHYNRPYLWGRAALFQRAAQALQRGAVVVLTGPAGRGRTRLAEQLLMEGAHDAPGGAWAVSLAGIGRTEELLSRLAQTLLGHPADLGGLESVGRLLARRPTLLLLDDLPPGVGGAALERLLSFAPGTRVIVTAPHPLGLPGEQVLALPLLERAVVAEALNSLAPALAGDGQGLAERAADWVRGDPARLQDALRTLTIDPSGGLLQSLLARPAPHARWAGGLPLGAPERHALTALELFSDVFSLPWAQAVSGASPLMLAGLQQHGYLVSVGRGLYRLAGGLELSGPQNTQPDSTLPPVRRAARRRALAVLARTLAWPGPAQHREWLARLDTAYLPLRSLLTGLLRRGVPDVGPEAALVNAVVALNPYRISRTYFLDARADLEQVLRSSAHSLQRPARAAPALPPARLAEARLALARTLQHLGEYTPATALTAAVQADPRLAARQHAGALLVQGRILHRRSEYPAALDAYRQAQTLLTRSRAARRAPELLALALGGQARSLIYLDQLPQARRLNTRALQVLGPDHEPLTRALLLNTAALIDTEDRLLEAAEAGLRAALHLHEDHGDREGQILNRMGLAWVQLLRGEGEDSVRLGRELLREAQDAAQVWEIANILLNLGHAEHLCGRVEVARAHYLEAGALVDEHDSPSLHAELLGGLAACAHSRGDPAEAARLLAHALSHPGANAEVRRFFAPLQAALEGGGIRPEGHLT, via the coding sequence GTGACTGAAGACCCCGCCCTGAAGCTGGGGGTCGGTTTCCGCTCCGACGCCCCAGAGCACGCCGACGATCTGACCGGGCTGCCCCAGCGGCAGGCGTTTTTTCAGCACCTTGAGACGTTGTGCGCGCGGGGCCACGGCAGTCTGCTGCTGTGCGATCTGGACTACCTCAAGCTGATCAACGACACCCTGGGGCACCCGGCGGGCGACGCTGCCCTCGTGGAGGTGGCCGGCACCTTGCGGGGCCACCTGCATCCCGGCTGGCAGGCCTACCGTCTGGGTGGGGACGAGTTCGCGGTGCTGGCCCCGGTGGATGCCGCGCAGCTGGCCGGCTGGGCCAGCGCGGTGATGGCAGCGCTGGCGGCCCGGCCGGGTCGGCCGTTGCGGTTGAGTGCCGGTCTGGCCGGGATCATGCCCGGCAGCACCGCGCAGCGCCTGCTGGCCGGGGTGGACCGGCGGCTATACGCGGCCAAACGGCGGGGGCGGGGGCGCCTGGTAAGCGACGATGAGGGTGCCGGGGCGCCAGACCACAACCCCCGTCTGCTGGAGCGTGACGAGGCCCTGGGACAGCTGACCACGCGTCTGCAGGCGGCGCTGAACACCGCACACGGCACAGCGCTGGTGGAGGTCCGCACGGGCCGTGGCGGCGGCCTGAGTGCCTTCTTGCAGGTGGCTGACCGGGCCGCGCAGCTGCTGGGCTACCGGACGCTGTCCATCCAGGGCAACCGCAGCCGCCGGCTCCGGCAGTACGGCGCGTGGGCGACGGCCACCCTTGATGGTTACCCGGTCAATGGGCCTGCGGGGCACCGGCCCCCTCTGGATGGCCTGACGGCCGCCGAGGACGCGCCGCGGCTTCTGCCGGACATGCTGCCGCCTTCAGACCAGCCGCTGGCGCTGCTGCTCGACCGCCCCGAGGACTTTGATCCCCATACCCTGAACGCCATCGAACCGCTGCGGGCGGCGGCCCGGATCTGTGTGGTGGGCCGCGTCGCGCCGGCCTCGGGGCCTGCTGATGCGGCTGGACGGGACCCGGCCCGTCCGGTCATTGTGTTGCCGCCGCTGTCGGACAGCGCCGTGGGCGCGCTGGGAGGGCTGCTGTGCGGGGCGCCGCTGGCCGGGCCGGTGCAGACCTGGCTGGCCCAGCGGTCCAGGGGCGTACCCGCCGAGATCGGGCGCTGGCTGGGCGCGCTGCTGCTGGAAGCCCGGCTGCGCCATGAGGACCCGCTGCAGCTGGTCCAGCGGAGGCTGAAGCCCCCTGATCTGGACAGCGCCCAGGCTGACGAGGTGGCGCCCGACACCGACTGGCAGTGGAGTGCGGCGCGTCACCTGACCCGCCCGCCGCATTACAACCGTCCCTACCTGTGGGGCCGCGCCGCGCTGTTCCAGAGGGCCGCGCAGGCCTTACAGCGCGGCGCGGTGGTCGTGCTGACCGGGCCGGCCGGTCGGGGGCGCACCCGGCTGGCCGAGCAGCTCCTTATGGAAGGCGCCCATGACGCTCCGGGCGGGGCGTGGGCGGTCTCGCTGGCCGGGATCGGCCGCACCGAGGAACTGCTGAGCCGGCTGGCCCAGACCCTGCTGGGGCACCCGGCCGACCTGGGCGGGCTGGAAAGCGTGGGCCGGCTGCTGGCCCGGCGGCCCACGCTGCTGCTGCTCGACGACCTGCCGCCGGGGGTGGGGGGCGCCGCCCTGGAACGCCTGCTCAGCTTCGCGCCGGGCACCCGCGTGATTGTCACGGCGCCGCACCCGCTGGGCCTGCCCGGCGAGCAGGTGCTGGCGCTGCCGCTGCTGGAGCGCGCCGTGGTCGCCGAGGCCCTGAACTCGCTCGCCCCTGCGCTGGCCGGTGACGGACAGGGGCTGGCCGAACGCGCCGCCGACTGGGTCAGGGGAGATCCGGCGCGGCTGCAGGACGCGCTGCGGACGCTGACCATCGACCCGTCCGGCGGGTTGCTGCAGAGCCTGCTTGCCCGCCCGGCGCCGCATGCCAGATGGGCGGGGGGGCTGCCGCTGGGCGCGCCGGAACGTCACGCCCTGACGGCCCTGGAACTGTTCAGCGACGTGTTCAGCCTGCCGTGGGCGCAGGCGGTCAGCGGAGCCTCGCCGCTGATGCTGGCGGGTTTGCAGCAACACGGCTACCTGGTCTCCGTCGGCCGGGGGTTGTACCGTCTGGCGGGGGGCCTGGAACTGAGCGGGCCGCAAAACACTCAGCCGGACTCCACGCTGCCGCCCGTGCGGCGGGCCGCCCGTCGCCGCGCCCTCGCGGTGCTGGCCCGCACCCTGGCCTGGCCCGGTCCGGCCCAGCACCGCGAGTGGCTGGCCCGGCTGGACACCGCCTACCTGCCGCTGCGCTCGCTGCTGACCGGGCTCCTGCGGCGCGGTGTCCCGGACGTCGGCCCGGAGGCGGCACTGGTGAACGCCGTGGTGGCTCTGAACCCCTACCGCATCTCGCGCACCTATTTTCTGGATGCCCGCGCGGATCTGGAGCAGGTCTTGCGCTCCAGCGCCCACAGCCTCCAGCGTCCGGCGCGGGCCGCCCCGGCCCTGCCACCTGCGCGGCTGGCCGAGGCCCGGCTGGCGCTGGCGCGGACGCTGCAGCACCTGGGGGAGTACACACCGGCCACGGCCCTGACTGCGGCGGTGCAGGCCGATCCGCGCCTTGCCGCCCGGCAGCACGCGGGCGCCCTGCTGGTCCAGGGCCGGATCCTGCACCGCCGCAGCGAGTACCCGGCGGCGCTGGACGCCTACCGTCAGGCCCAGACTCTGCTGACCCGCAGCCGCGCCGCGCGCCGCGCCCCGGAACTGCTGGCGCTGGCGCTGGGCGGTCAGGCCCGCAGCCTGATCTATCTGGATCAGCTGCCGCAGGCCCGCCGCCTGAACACCCGTGCGCTGCAGGTGCTGGGGCCGGACCACGAGCCGCTGACCCGCGCGCTGCTGCTGAACACCGCCGCCCTGATCGACACCGAGGACCGTCTGCTGGAGGCTGCCGAGGCGGGCCTGCGCGCGGCCCTGCACCTGCACGAGGACCACGGCGACCGCGAGGGCCAGATCCTGAACCGCATGGGGCTGGCCTGGGTGCAGTTGCTGCGCGGCGAGGGCGAGGACAGCGTCCGCCTGGGCCGGGAACTGTTGCGGGAGGCGCAGGACGCGGCCCAGGTCTGGGAGATTGCCAACATCCTGCTGAATCTGGGCCACGCCGAGCACCTGTGCGGCCGTGTGGAGGTGGCCCGCGCCCACTACCTGGAAGCCGGAGCGCTGGTCGACGAACATGACTCGCCCTCGCTGCACGCTGAACTGCTGGGGGGACTGGCCGCCTGCGCCCACAGCCGGGGCGACCCCGCCGAGGCCGCCCGGTTGCTGGCCCACGCCCTGAGCCATCCGGGGGCCAACGCCGAGGTACGGCGCTTCTTCGCCCCGCTCCAGGCTGCTCTGGAGGGGGGTGGGATTCGGCCTGAGGGTCACCTCACCTAA
- a CDS encoding LapA family protein yields the protein MRTIVLIAGLVLLLIFAVLNFGSLMALQPMNLGFIQYVTAPIGLIMLLTAIFAALLFYFWAGISNLRAQADTAKLLRDMETLRLSLDSQEGSRFAELRSHLDTRLNALGTGETSNELRAVHSRIDELQRDMNLQLAQLDDYLKTRLGEIPVTQAAAGEIRLDKKL from the coding sequence ATGCGGACAATTGTCCTGATCGCCGGTCTCGTCCTCCTCCTGATTTTCGCCGTGCTGAATTTCGGCTCGCTGATGGCGCTGCAGCCCATGAACCTGGGCTTCATCCAGTACGTCACCGCCCCCATCGGGCTGATCATGCTGCTGACCGCCATCTTCGCCGCGCTGCTGTTCTACTTCTGGGCGGGCATCAGCAACCTGCGCGCCCAGGCCGACACCGCCAAGCTGCTGCGCGACATGGAAACGTTGCGCCTCAGCCTGGACAGTCAGGAGGGCAGCCGCTTTGCCGAGCTGCGCAGTCACCTCGACACCCGCCTGAATGCCCTGGGCACCGGGGAGACCAGCAACGAACTGCGGGCGGTCCACAGCCGGATCGACGAGCTTCAGCGCGACATGAACCTGCAACTGGCGCAGCTGGACGACTACCTGAAAACCCGGCTGGGCGAGATCCCGGTCACGCAGGCCGCCGCAGGCGAGATCCGGCTCGACAAGAAGCTTTGA
- the cutA gene encoding divalent-cation tolerance protein CutA gives MSLVVLVTLPPERAHDLARTLVAEHLAGCVNILPGVQSVYRWQGDVAEDPESMLLIKTSGEKYPELEARIKSLHPYEVPEILALQYDRALPEFQTWLREALSP, from the coding sequence ATGTCCCTCGTCGTGTTGGTTACCCTCCCCCCCGAACGGGCGCATGACCTGGCCCGCACGCTGGTCGCCGAGCATCTGGCGGGTTGCGTCAACATCCTGCCTGGCGTCCAGAGCGTGTACCGCTGGCAGGGCGACGTCGCCGAGGACCCCGAGAGCATGCTGCTGATCAAGACCAGCGGCGAGAAATACCCTGAACTCGAAGCCCGCATCAAGTCCCTTCACCCCTACGAGGTTCCCGAGATCCTGGCCCTGCAATACGACCGCGCCCTGCCGGAATTTCAGACCTGGCTGCGGGAAGCGCTGAGTCCGTGA
- a CDS encoding IS1 family transposase: MQSPSLNSFRCLNLACPTAGQSGLGNIRHRKWYDTRSGPRRLLRCSTCAQEFSERKGTALWNVKLPCERVESIVEHVTRGNSFKQTAELTHTHRTTVSRLACIAGEHAARVHDQHAQDLHVTSLQADERHGFVGRKDQPCWEATVIDPCSKFIVQNALGARTTDLAMRLLFGARSRLHDPHGIVLFTDGWLPYESLFPAVFGRPFQPKRQGKRGRFPKLQYRIPRTSGHVRIIKTSQGKRVVDIRIERAAGSRRRVDQELASLGYNTPNTSAVERHNGTARRMNPHQVRRSLAFARLPHVRQTVSDLVGGVYNFCRVNRSLRVKLDEPMGRRQYAQRTPAMAIGITDTVWSVLRLLGTVVMKNPCRS; encoded by the coding sequence ATGCAATCACCCTCACTCAACAGTTTCCGCTGCCTCAACCTCGCCTGTCCAACTGCTGGACAGTCAGGTCTCGGGAATATTCGTCACCGCAAGTGGTACGACACGCGCTCGGGGCCGCGCCGGTTGCTCCGCTGCTCGACCTGCGCCCAGGAATTCAGTGAACGCAAAGGCACCGCCCTGTGGAACGTAAAGCTCCCCTGTGAGCGGGTGGAGAGCATCGTGGAGCACGTGACGCGCGGGAACAGCTTCAAGCAGACCGCTGAACTCACCCACACCCACCGCACCACCGTCTCCCGGCTGGCGTGCATCGCAGGCGAACACGCTGCGCGTGTTCACGATCAACACGCCCAAGATCTGCACGTAACGAGCCTCCAGGCCGATGAACGGCACGGCTTCGTGGGGCGTAAGGATCAGCCGTGCTGGGAGGCTACGGTCATCGACCCATGCTCAAAATTCATCGTCCAGAACGCTCTGGGGGCGAGAACGACTGATCTGGCCATGCGGTTGCTGTTCGGCGCCCGTTCACGGCTGCACGATCCACATGGCATCGTGCTCTTCACCGATGGCTGGCTTCCATATGAATCGCTGTTCCCAGCCGTGTTTGGACGCCCCTTCCAGCCCAAGCGTCAAGGGAAGCGTGGACGCTTCCCCAAACTTCAGTACCGCATTCCCCGGACTTCAGGGCACGTGCGCATCATCAAGACGTCTCAGGGCAAGCGGGTGGTGGACATCCGCATCGAACGCGCCGCTGGGAGCCGGCGGCGCGTCGACCAGGAACTGGCCTCTCTCGGCTACAACACCCCCAACACCTCGGCGGTGGAACGGCACAACGGGACGGCCCGGCGCATGAATCCACACCAGGTCCGCAGAAGCCTCGCGTTTGCGAGGCTTCCCCACGTCCGTCAGACGGTCAGCGATCTGGTGGGCGGGGTCTACAACTTCTGTCGGGTGAACCGGAGCCTGCGAGTCAAGTTGGATGAACCGATGGGGCGTCGTCAATATGCGCAACGGACGCCAGCAATGGCCATCGGGATCACGGACACGGTGTGGAGCGTGCTGCGCCTACTCGGCACCGTGGTCATGAAGAACCCATGTCGGTCATGA